Part of the Sulfobacillus acidophilus DSM 10332 genome, CTCCTCCCACTTGGACGAAAGTCCCTCGGCCGTTTCTTGATGAAGCCAGGCGACATGATATCCCCAGCTTTGAATCAGGCGAATGCCGCTGCGGGCTCTTTGATGGCGGACCGCGGAATCGGACGCGACCCACACGATGCGATGGGCCCAATCCCGAGGAATTTGCGAAACCGGACATTTGAGGCTCTCGGGACTTATTCGGATAAAGAAAAGGCCCGGTAACCGATACCCTGTCTCCAAGGCTCTTTGGACCACCAACCGATCGAGCTCGGGTGCCCGGTGAAGCTTTTCCGCCCAACGCCATAACAGCGGGACGGACGCTTCCAACCGAAACCGGGTCAGCACATCAAATCCCCAGAGGCCTCCCGTGACATGGTGGATCGGTTGAAACACGATCTCCACGTCCTCATTCCGAATGACCGCGTCCAACACCTCACGGGCCCAATCGTGGGGGATCATGGCCGGGTCCCTTCTTTCATCAGCAACTCCGGTTGCGGGCGGCCCAGCCAAAATCCCTGGCCGCCGTCAAAACCCATTTGCACCACGCTCTCCCAATGGGTTTCGGTTTCGATACCTTCCGCAATTACCTGTCCTCCCCGTTGGTGTACCCATTCGATTAACATCCCCGCCATATCCCGGGCCCTGGGGTAGGCGAGTAACGCCTGCGTCCACGTTAAGTCGACTTTCACCACGTCGGTCGGCCATCCCCAAAGCCGCCACA contains:
- a CDS encoding diguanylate phosphodiesterase (PFAM: EAL domain~COGs: COG2200 FOG: EAL domain~InterPro IPR001633~KEGG: vcj:VCD_002784 diguanylate cyclase/phosphodiesterase domain 2 (EAL)~PFAM: Diguanylate phosphodiesterase, predicted~SMART: Diguanylate phosphodiesterase, predicted~SPTR: Putative uncharacterized protein) codes for the protein MIPHDWAREVLDAVIRNEDVEIVFQPIHHVTGGLWGFDVLTRFRLEASVPLLWRWAEKLHRAPELDRLVVQRALETGYRLPGLFFIRISPESLKCPVSQIPRDWAHRIVWVASDSAVRHQRARSGIRLIQSWGYHVAWLHQETAEGLSSKWEEIRPSFLMLDRGMVQRWIVSPRKPLPEWVTRAQKSGAQVIALGVEELSWVSALKDVGVDAAAGRALGSPYSAKVWTWAYQEGFLGKMPLESQDNP